Proteins encoded together in one Drosophila gunungcola strain Sukarami chromosome 2R unlocalized genomic scaffold, Dgunungcola_SK_2 000013F, whole genome shotgun sequence window:
- the LOC128256184 gene encoding potassium/sodium hyperpolarization-activated cyclic nucleotide-gated channel 2 isoform X9: MARTKVHFDDVSLYGTPKEEPMPNIPIVSEKVSANFLKSQLQSWFQPTDNRLAMKLFGSRKALVKERIRQKTSGHWVIHPCSSFRFYWDLCMLLLLVANLIILPVAISFFNDDLSTRWIAFNCLSDTIFLIDIVVNFRTGIMQQDNAEQVILDPKLIAKHYLRTWFFLDLISSIPLDYIFLIFNQIMKLQDFSDSFQILHAGRALRILRLAKLLSLVRLLRLSRLVRYVSQWEEVYILQNLQKKSADRRGRMNRKDKDGLTKSNLILKFLNMASVFMRIFNLICMMLLIGHWSGCLQFLVPMLQGFPSNSWVSINELQESYWLEQYSWALFKAMSHMLCIGYGRFPPQSLTDMWLTMLSMISGATCYALFLGHATNLIQSLDSSRRQYREKVKQVEEYMAYRKLPRDMRQRITEYFEHRYQGKFFDEELILGELSEKLREDVINYNCRSLVASVPFFANADSNFVSDVVTKLKYEVFQPGDIIIKEGTIGTKMYFIQEGVVDIVMANGEVATSLSDGSYFGEICLLTNARRVASVRSETYCNLFSLSVDHFNCVLDQYPLMRKTMETVAAERLNKIGKNPNIMHQKDEQLSNPESNTITAVVNALAAEADDCKDDDMDLKENLLHGSESSIAEPVQTIREGLPRPRSGEFRALFEGNTP; the protein is encoded by the exons ATGGCAAGGACAAAG GTACACTTTGATGACGTGTCGTTGTACGGCACTCCGAAAGAGGAGCCCATGCCCAACATACCGATCGTGTCGGAAAAAGTCTCTGCGAATTTCCTAAAAAGTCAATTGCAATCATGGTTCCAGCCGACGGACAACCGACTGGCCATGAAACTGTTTGGCAGCCGCAAGGCGCTGGTCAAGGAGCGCATACGTCAGAAAACTTCCGGACATTGGGTCATACACCCGTGCAGTTCATTCAG GTTTTACTGGGACCTTTGCATGCTTTTATTATTAGTAGCAAATCTTATTATCCTGCCAGTCGCAATATCATTCTTCAACGATGATCTGAGCACACGATGGATTGCCTTCAACTGCCTAAGTgatactatttttttaatagatattGTAGTCAATTTTAGAACAG GAATTATGCAACAAGACAACGCTGAACAAGTAATATTGGATCCAAAGCTTATAGCTAAACACTATTTAAGAACTTGGTTTTTTCTCGATTTGATTTCGTCGATACCGCtagattatatatttttaattttcaatcaa attatgAAATTGCAGGATTTCTCTGATTCTTTTCAAATATTGCATGCCGGACGCGCCCTGCGCATCCTGCGCCTGGCCAAGCTGCTCTCCCTGGTGCGACTGCTTCGCCTTTCCCGCCTCGTGCGCTACGTGTCCCAATGGGAGGAGGTCTAT ATTCTGCAGAATCTACAGAAAAAAAGTGCTGATCGCAGAGGGAGAATGAACAGAAAAGACAAAGATGGCTTGACAAAAAGCAACCTAATTCTCAAG TTCCTCAATATGGCCTCGGTCTTCATGAGGatcttcaatttaatttgcatgaTGCTCCTGATCGGCCATTGGAGCGGTTGCTTGCAGTTCTTAGTGCCAATGTTGCAAGGTTTTCCATCCAACTCCTGGGTCTCCATCAACGAGTTGCAG GAATCGTACTGGCTGGAGCAGTATTCGTGGGCATTATTCAAGGCAATGTCGCACATGCTCTGCATAGGCTACGGCAG ATTCCCACCACAATCACTGACAGACATGTGGCTGACGATGCTGTCGATGATATCCGGAGCCACGTGTTACGCATTGTTCCTCGGTCACGCGACCAATCTCATCCAGAGCTTGGACTCCAGCCGGCGTCAGTATCGCGAGAAGGTCAAGCAGGTGGAGGAGTACATGGCCTATCGCAAGCTGCCGCGTGACATGCGGCAACGCATCACGGAATACTTCGAGCATCGCTACCAGGGTAAATTCTTCGACGAAGAGTTGATACTTGGCGAGTTGAGCGAGAAATTGCGCGAGGATGTCATCAACTACAACTGCAG ATCCCTCGTGGCGTCAGTGCCTTTTTTTGCTAATGCCGATTCGAATTTCGTTTCCGACGTAGTTACCAAACTGAAATACGAAGTTTTCCAACCAG GTGATATTATCATAAAGGAGGGTACGATCGGTACTAAGATGTACTTCATACAGGAGGGCGTGGTGGACATTGTCATGGCCAACGGCGAG GTTGCCACCTCACTATCGGATGGCTCTTACTTCGGTGAGATCTGTCTGCTGACCAATGCGCGTCGTGTGGCCAGCGTGCGATCCGAAACCTATTGCAATTTATTCTCGTTGAGCGTGGATCATTTCAATTGCGTTCTGGATCAGTATCCGCTGATGCGCAAAACAATGGAGACTGTGGCCGCCGAGCGGTTGAACAAGATTGGCAAGAATCCAAACATAATGCATCAGAAAGACGAGCAGCTGAGCAATCCGGAGTCGAACACGATTACGGCTGTTGTGAATGCCCTGGCTGCCGAGGCGGATGACTGCAAAGATGA TGACATGGATCTCAAGGAGAATTTACTGCATGGGTCAGAGTCGAGCATTGCTGAGCCGGTGCAGACGATACGTGAGGGTCTCCCGAGGCCGCGGAGCGGGGAGTTCCGCGCCCTGTTCGAGGGCAACACCCCATGA
- the LOC128256184 gene encoding uncharacterized protein LOC128256184 isoform X7: MHVKHTQRRVSGPGAFGTFTNDQRASRDNLCPENQQHQHQQQRHSHSHQHLVRQSLVSLSNGQPAASAAADTVSLLRAGDDQQQHLQQQHLQHQQQQQQQQQQRQRSSSSRLSTSGISKQNSSDSRSGLRILDSSHSPVSCGTQSVSSTGGQSALYDACHEYSRSLSAAAAEGAGSLLKSHYSDQQLASQPEPDPEPDPERDRDRDRDRDRDRDRDRDRERERERRHLTNLNLNLNSEYDYSGSDKQQLVNETYIFKCIANSPSFLRTNKIKEQSKKLRNLSLKTRTAKKKGQIISKSNAVSDNSLHPGDKYLNLYLVEKKHSLQPQVASSSGSTPHPQASSAPASSSSSTCTRAQQQLPALSAVAARQQQLLLNGSLKGKGQQQQQQQQQSRTQTLPGHRASVRSESGSASGSSHTIPATGKSPPVPHSLAARISSSASGSKNCNLLSASSNSCHKLHAHAHGSGAGSGSAAGSGAGSGSGTGPGHYTAASPKSSVSSNGHLNKYCLTDLTRRKAEFNRQLSAPTDYTHHSSSNGSQQEGSSEANEGHEPVGESTITVASAGVSHSPHPYSYPYHYAHHASSATAPANLKASLQLHSLGGHHPCPYPARPTSTSCTNSFNRRHIRRHKGKLGDRLLSGDSEESVRCSYCSVLNVNENDLRISFENTCTDSLVTAFDDEALLICDQGTEMARTKVHFDDVSLYGTPKEEPMPNIPIVSEKVSANFLKSQLQSWFQPTDNRLAMKLFGSRKALVKERIRQKTSGHWVIHPCSSFRFYWDLCMLLLLVANLIILPVAISFFNDDLSTRWIAFNCLSDTIFLIDIVVNFRTGIMQQDNAEQVILDPKLIAKHYLRTWFFLDLISSIPLDYIFLIFNQDFSDSFQILHAGRALRILRLAKLLSLVRLLRLSRLVRYVSQWEEVYFLNMASVFMRIFNLICMMLLIGHWSGCLQFLVPMLQGFPSNSWVSINELQESYWLEQYSWALFKAMSHMLCIGYGRFPPQSLTDMWLTMLSMISGATCYALFLGHATNLIQSLDSSRRQYREKVKQVEEYMAYRKLPRDMRQRITEYFEHRYQGKFFDEELILGELSEKLREDVINYNCRSLVASVPFFANADSNFVSDVVTKLKYEVFQPGDIIIKEGTIGTKMYFIQEGVVDIVMANGEVATSLSDGSYFGEICLLTNARRVASVRSETYCNLFSLSVDHFNCVLDQYPLMRKTMETVAAERLNKIGKNPNIMHQKDEQLSNPESNTITAVVNALAAEADDCKDDDMDLKENLLHGSESSIAEPVQTIREGLPRPRSGEFRALFEGNTP, translated from the exons ATGCACGTTAAACACACTCAGCGCCGAGTCAGCGGTCCTGGAGCCTTCGGAACCTTTACCAACGATCAACG TGCCAGCCGCGACAACTTGTGCCCGGAGAAccaacagcatcagcatcagcagcagcggcactcgcactcgcaccaGCACTTGGTGCGCCAGTCTCTGGTGAGTCTCAGCAACGGACAGCCGGCGGCATCGGCGGCGGCGGACACCGTCTCGCTGCTGCGGGCGGGCGATGACCAGCAGCAACAcctccagcagcaacatctgcaacaccaacagcagcagcagcagcagcagcaacaacgtcagcgcagcagcagcagccggcTATCCACGAGCGGCATCTCGAAGCAAAACTCCTCGGACAGCAGGAGCGGACTGCGAATCCTCGACAGCAGCCACAGTCCGGTGAGCTGTGGCACCCAGAGCGTTAGCAGCACTGGTGGCCAGTCGGCGCTCTACGATGCCTGTCACGAGTACTCGCGCAGCTTGAGTGCCGCGGCTGCAGAAGGAGCCGGCTCGCTACTCAAGAGCCACTACAGTGACCAGCAGTTGGCCAGCCAGCCGGAGCCCGACCCAGAACCGGATCCGGAAAGGGATCGCGATCGGGATCGAGACAGGGATAGGGATAGGGATAGGGATAGGGATCGAGAAAGGGAACGGGAGCGTCGCCACCTGACCAACCTCAACCTTAATCTGAACAGCGAGTACGACTACAGCGGCAGTGACAAGCAGCAGCTGGTCAACGAGACGTACATCTTCAAGTGCATCGCCAACAGTCCCTCGTTCCTGCGCACCAACAAGATCAAGGAGCAGTCGAAGAAGCTGCGCAATCTCTCCCTGAAGACGCGCACGGCCAAGAAGAAGGGCCAGATCATCTCGAAATCAAACGCGGTGTCGGACAACTCGCTGCATCCGGGCGACAAGTACCTCAACTTGTATCTGGTGGAGAAGAAGCACTCTCTGCAGCCGCAGGTGGCCTCAAGTTCGGGTTCGACGCCGCATCCGCAGGCCTCCTCGGCGCCggccagctcctcctcctccacgtGCACGCGggcccagcagcagctgccgGCCCTCTCCGCCGTTGCTGCCCGCCAGCAACAGTTGCTGCTAAACGGTTCGCTCAAGGGCAaggggcagcagcagcagcagcagcagcagcagagccGCACCCAGACGCTGCCCGGCCATCGGGCGTCGGTGCGGAGCGAGAGCGGAAGTGCAAGCGGGAGCAGCCACACCATTCCGGCGACGGGCAAGAGTCCGCCGGTGCCGCACTCGCTGGCGGCCAGGATCAGCAGCTCGGCCAGCGGCAGCAAGAACTGCAATCTGCTTAGCGCCAGCAGCAACTCATGCCACAAGCTGCACGCCCACGCTCACGGATCGGGAGCAGGATCAGGATCGGCAGCAGGATCGGGagcaggatcaggatcaggaaCAGGACCTGGACACTACACGGCCGCCTCGCCCAAGAGCTCGGTGAGCAGCAACGGGCATTTGAACAAGTACTGCCTCACGGACCTCACGCGCCGCAAGGCCGAGTTCAATCGCCAGCTGAGCGCGCCCACGGACTACACGCACCACTCCTCCAGCAACGGGTCGCAGCAGGAGGGCTCCTCGGAGGCCAACGAGGGCCACGAGCCGGTCGGGGAGTCCACCATCACCGTAGCCAGTGCGGGCGTGTCGCACTCGCCGCACCCGTACTCCTATCCGTATCACTACGCGCACCACGCCTCCTCGGCCACAGCGCCCGCCAATCTCAAGGCGTCGCTGCAGCTGCACAGCCTCGGGGGCCACCATCCGTGTCCTTATCCGGCCAGGCCCACGTCCACGTCGTGCACCAACAGCTTCAACCGGCGCCACATCCGCCGGCACAAGGGCAAGCTCGGCGATCG ACTGCTGAGCGGGGATAGTGAGGAATCGGTGCGCTGCTCCTACTGCTCGGTGCTGAATGTGAACGAGAACGACCTGCGCATTTCGTTCGAGAACACCTGCACCGACTCGCTGGTCACCGCTTTCGATGATGAGGCCCTGCTAATATGCGACCAAGGAACCGAAATGGCAAGGACAAAG GTACACTTTGATGACGTGTCGTTGTACGGCACTCCGAAAGAGGAGCCCATGCCCAACATACCGATCGTGTCGGAAAAAGTCTCTGCGAATTTCCTAAAAAGTCAATTGCAATCATGGTTCCAGCCGACGGACAACCGACTGGCCATGAAACTGTTTGGCAGCCGCAAGGCGCTGGTCAAGGAGCGCATACGTCAGAAAACTTCCGGACATTGGGTCATACACCCGTGCAGTTCATTCAG GTTTTACTGGGACCTTTGCATGCTTTTATTATTAGTAGCAAATCTTATTATCCTGCCAGTCGCAATATCATTCTTCAACGATGATCTGAGCACACGATGGATTGCCTTCAACTGCCTAAGTgatactatttttttaatagatattGTAGTCAATTTTAGAACAG GAATTATGCAACAAGACAACGCTGAACAAGTAATATTGGATCCAAAGCTTATAGCTAAACACTATTTAAGAACTTGGTTTTTTCTCGATTTGATTTCGTCGATACCGCtagattatatatttttaattttcaatcaa GATTTCTCTGATTCTTTTCAAATATTGCATGCCGGACGCGCCCTGCGCATCCTGCGCCTGGCCAAGCTGCTCTCCCTGGTGCGACTGCTTCGCCTTTCCCGCCTCGTGCGCTACGTGTCCCAATGGGAGGAGGTCTAT TTCCTCAATATGGCCTCGGTCTTCATGAGGatcttcaatttaatttgcatgaTGCTCCTGATCGGCCATTGGAGCGGTTGCTTGCAGTTCTTAGTGCCAATGTTGCAAGGTTTTCCATCCAACTCCTGGGTCTCCATCAACGAGTTGCAG GAATCGTACTGGCTGGAGCAGTATTCGTGGGCATTATTCAAGGCAATGTCGCACATGCTCTGCATAGGCTACGGCAG ATTCCCACCACAATCACTGACAGACATGTGGCTGACGATGCTGTCGATGATATCCGGAGCCACGTGTTACGCATTGTTCCTCGGTCACGCGACCAATCTCATCCAGAGCTTGGACTCCAGCCGGCGTCAGTATCGCGAGAAGGTCAAGCAGGTGGAGGAGTACATGGCCTATCGCAAGCTGCCGCGTGACATGCGGCAACGCATCACGGAATACTTCGAGCATCGCTACCAGGGTAAATTCTTCGACGAAGAGTTGATACTTGGCGAGTTGAGCGAGAAATTGCGCGAGGATGTCATCAACTACAACTGCAG ATCCCTCGTGGCGTCAGTGCCTTTTTTTGCTAATGCCGATTCGAATTTCGTTTCCGACGTAGTTACCAAACTGAAATACGAAGTTTTCCAACCAG GTGATATTATCATAAAGGAGGGTACGATCGGTACTAAGATGTACTTCATACAGGAGGGCGTGGTGGACATTGTCATGGCCAACGGCGAG GTTGCCACCTCACTATCGGATGGCTCTTACTTCGGTGAGATCTGTCTGCTGACCAATGCGCGTCGTGTGGCCAGCGTGCGATCCGAAACCTATTGCAATTTATTCTCGTTGAGCGTGGATCATTTCAATTGCGTTCTGGATCAGTATCCGCTGATGCGCAAAACAATGGAGACTGTGGCCGCCGAGCGGTTGAACAAGATTGGCAAGAATCCAAACATAATGCATCAGAAAGACGAGCAGCTGAGCAATCCGGAGTCGAACACGATTACGGCTGTTGTGAATGCCCTGGCTGCCGAGGCGGATGACTGCAAAGATGA TGACATGGATCTCAAGGAGAATTTACTGCATGGGTCAGAGTCGAGCATTGCTGAGCCGGTGCAGACGATACGTGAGGGTCTCCCGAGGCCGCGGAGCGGGGAGTTCCGCGCCCTGTTCGAGGGCAACACCCCATGA
- the LOC128256184 gene encoding uncharacterized protein LOC128256184 isoform X2, with product MHVKHTQRRVSGPGAFGTFTNDQRASRDNLCPENQQHQHQQQRHSHSHQHLVRQSLVSLSNGQPAASAAADTVSLLRAGDDQQQHLQQQHLQHQQQQQQQQQQRQRSSSSRLSTSGISKQNSSDSRSGLRILDSSHSPVSCGTQSVSSTGGQSALYDACHEYSRSLSAAAAEGAGSLLKSHYSDQQLASQPEPDPEPDPERDRDRDRDRDRDRDRDRDRERERERRHLTNLNLNLNSEYDYSGSDKQQLVNETYIFKCIANSPSFLRTNKIKEQSKKLRNLSLKTRTAKKKGQIISKSNAVSDNSLHPGDKYLNLYLVEKKHSLQPQVASSSGSTPHPQASSAPASSSSSTCTRAQQQLPALSAVAARQQQLLLNGSLKGKGQQQQQQQQQSRTQTLPGHRASVRSESGSASGSSHTIPATGKSPPVPHSLAARISSSASGSKNCNLLSASSNSCHKLHAHAHGSGAGSGSAAGSGAGSGSGTGPGHYTAASPKSSVSSNGHLNKYCLTDLTRRKAEFNRQLSAPTDYTHHSSSNGSQQEGSSEANEGHEPVGESTITVASAGVSHSPHPYSYPYHYAHHASSATAPANLKASLQLHSLGGHHPCPYPARPTSTSCTNSFNRRHIRRHKGKLGDRLLSGDSEESVRCSYCSVLNVNENDLRISFENTCTDSLVTAFDDEALLICDQGTEMVHFDDVSLYGTPKEEPMPNIPIVSEKVSANFLKSQLQSWFQPTDNRLAMKLFGSRKALVKERIRQKTSGHWVIHPCSSFRFYWDLCMLLLLVANLIILPVAISFFNDDLSTRWIAFNCLSDTIFLIDIVVNFRTGIMQQDNAEQVILDPKLIAKHYLRTWFFLDLISSIPLDYIFLIFNQIMKLQDFSDSFQILHAGRALRILRLAKLLSLVRLLRLSRLVRYVSQWEEVYILQNLQKKSADRRGRMNRKDKDGLTKSNLILKFLNMASVFMRIFNLICMMLLIGHWSGCLQFLVPMLQGFPSNSWVSINELQESYWLEQYSWALFKAMSHMLCIGYGRFPPQSLTDMWLTMLSMISGATCYALFLGHATNLIQSLDSSRRQYREKVKQVEEYMAYRKLPRDMRQRITEYFEHRYQGKFFDEELILGELSEKLREDVINYNCRSLVASVPFFANADSNFVSDVVTKLKYEVFQPGDIIIKEGTIGTKMYFIQEGVVDIVMANGEVATSLSDGSYFGEICLLTNARRVASVRSETYCNLFSLSVDHFNCVLDQYPLMRKTMETVAAERLNKIGKNPNIMHQKDEQLSNPESNTITAVVNALAAEADDCKDDDMDLKENLLHGSESSIAEPVQTIREGLPRPRSGEFRALFEGNTP from the exons ATGCACGTTAAACACACTCAGCGCCGAGTCAGCGGTCCTGGAGCCTTCGGAACCTTTACCAACGATCAACG TGCCAGCCGCGACAACTTGTGCCCGGAGAAccaacagcatcagcatcagcagcagcggcactcgcactcgcaccaGCACTTGGTGCGCCAGTCTCTGGTGAGTCTCAGCAACGGACAGCCGGCGGCATCGGCGGCGGCGGACACCGTCTCGCTGCTGCGGGCGGGCGATGACCAGCAGCAACAcctccagcagcaacatctgcaacaccaacagcagcagcagcagcagcagcaacaacgtcagcgcagcagcagcagccggcTATCCACGAGCGGCATCTCGAAGCAAAACTCCTCGGACAGCAGGAGCGGACTGCGAATCCTCGACAGCAGCCACAGTCCGGTGAGCTGTGGCACCCAGAGCGTTAGCAGCACTGGTGGCCAGTCGGCGCTCTACGATGCCTGTCACGAGTACTCGCGCAGCTTGAGTGCCGCGGCTGCAGAAGGAGCCGGCTCGCTACTCAAGAGCCACTACAGTGACCAGCAGTTGGCCAGCCAGCCGGAGCCCGACCCAGAACCGGATCCGGAAAGGGATCGCGATCGGGATCGAGACAGGGATAGGGATAGGGATAGGGATAGGGATCGAGAAAGGGAACGGGAGCGTCGCCACCTGACCAACCTCAACCTTAATCTGAACAGCGAGTACGACTACAGCGGCAGTGACAAGCAGCAGCTGGTCAACGAGACGTACATCTTCAAGTGCATCGCCAACAGTCCCTCGTTCCTGCGCACCAACAAGATCAAGGAGCAGTCGAAGAAGCTGCGCAATCTCTCCCTGAAGACGCGCACGGCCAAGAAGAAGGGCCAGATCATCTCGAAATCAAACGCGGTGTCGGACAACTCGCTGCATCCGGGCGACAAGTACCTCAACTTGTATCTGGTGGAGAAGAAGCACTCTCTGCAGCCGCAGGTGGCCTCAAGTTCGGGTTCGACGCCGCATCCGCAGGCCTCCTCGGCGCCggccagctcctcctcctccacgtGCACGCGggcccagcagcagctgccgGCCCTCTCCGCCGTTGCTGCCCGCCAGCAACAGTTGCTGCTAAACGGTTCGCTCAAGGGCAaggggcagcagcagcagcagcagcagcagcagagccGCACCCAGACGCTGCCCGGCCATCGGGCGTCGGTGCGGAGCGAGAGCGGAAGTGCAAGCGGGAGCAGCCACACCATTCCGGCGACGGGCAAGAGTCCGCCGGTGCCGCACTCGCTGGCGGCCAGGATCAGCAGCTCGGCCAGCGGCAGCAAGAACTGCAATCTGCTTAGCGCCAGCAGCAACTCATGCCACAAGCTGCACGCCCACGCTCACGGATCGGGAGCAGGATCAGGATCGGCAGCAGGATCGGGagcaggatcaggatcaggaaCAGGACCTGGACACTACACGGCCGCCTCGCCCAAGAGCTCGGTGAGCAGCAACGGGCATTTGAACAAGTACTGCCTCACGGACCTCACGCGCCGCAAGGCCGAGTTCAATCGCCAGCTGAGCGCGCCCACGGACTACACGCACCACTCCTCCAGCAACGGGTCGCAGCAGGAGGGCTCCTCGGAGGCCAACGAGGGCCACGAGCCGGTCGGGGAGTCCACCATCACCGTAGCCAGTGCGGGCGTGTCGCACTCGCCGCACCCGTACTCCTATCCGTATCACTACGCGCACCACGCCTCCTCGGCCACAGCGCCCGCCAATCTCAAGGCGTCGCTGCAGCTGCACAGCCTCGGGGGCCACCATCCGTGTCCTTATCCGGCCAGGCCCACGTCCACGTCGTGCACCAACAGCTTCAACCGGCGCCACATCCGCCGGCACAAGGGCAAGCTCGGCGATCG ACTGCTGAGCGGGGATAGTGAGGAATCGGTGCGCTGCTCCTACTGCTCGGTGCTGAATGTGAACGAGAACGACCTGCGCATTTCGTTCGAGAACACCTGCACCGACTCGCTGGTCACCGCTTTCGATGATGAGGCCCTGCTAATATGCGACCAAGGAACCGAAATG GTACACTTTGATGACGTGTCGTTGTACGGCACTCCGAAAGAGGAGCCCATGCCCAACATACCGATCGTGTCGGAAAAAGTCTCTGCGAATTTCCTAAAAAGTCAATTGCAATCATGGTTCCAGCCGACGGACAACCGACTGGCCATGAAACTGTTTGGCAGCCGCAAGGCGCTGGTCAAGGAGCGCATACGTCAGAAAACTTCCGGACATTGGGTCATACACCCGTGCAGTTCATTCAG GTTTTACTGGGACCTTTGCATGCTTTTATTATTAGTAGCAAATCTTATTATCCTGCCAGTCGCAATATCATTCTTCAACGATGATCTGAGCACACGATGGATTGCCTTCAACTGCCTAAGTgatactatttttttaatagatattGTAGTCAATTTTAGAACAG GAATTATGCAACAAGACAACGCTGAACAAGTAATATTGGATCCAAAGCTTATAGCTAAACACTATTTAAGAACTTGGTTTTTTCTCGATTTGATTTCGTCGATACCGCtagattatatatttttaattttcaatcaa attatgAAATTGCAGGATTTCTCTGATTCTTTTCAAATATTGCATGCCGGACGCGCCCTGCGCATCCTGCGCCTGGCCAAGCTGCTCTCCCTGGTGCGACTGCTTCGCCTTTCCCGCCTCGTGCGCTACGTGTCCCAATGGGAGGAGGTCTAT ATTCTGCAGAATCTACAGAAAAAAAGTGCTGATCGCAGAGGGAGAATGAACAGAAAAGACAAAGATGGCTTGACAAAAAGCAACCTAATTCTCAAG TTCCTCAATATGGCCTCGGTCTTCATGAGGatcttcaatttaatttgcatgaTGCTCCTGATCGGCCATTGGAGCGGTTGCTTGCAGTTCTTAGTGCCAATGTTGCAAGGTTTTCCATCCAACTCCTGGGTCTCCATCAACGAGTTGCAG GAATCGTACTGGCTGGAGCAGTATTCGTGGGCATTATTCAAGGCAATGTCGCACATGCTCTGCATAGGCTACGGCAG ATTCCCACCACAATCACTGACAGACATGTGGCTGACGATGCTGTCGATGATATCCGGAGCCACGTGTTACGCATTGTTCCTCGGTCACGCGACCAATCTCATCCAGAGCTTGGACTCCAGCCGGCGTCAGTATCGCGAGAAGGTCAAGCAGGTGGAGGAGTACATGGCCTATCGCAAGCTGCCGCGTGACATGCGGCAACGCATCACGGAATACTTCGAGCATCGCTACCAGGGTAAATTCTTCGACGAAGAGTTGATACTTGGCGAGTTGAGCGAGAAATTGCGCGAGGATGTCATCAACTACAACTGCAG ATCCCTCGTGGCGTCAGTGCCTTTTTTTGCTAATGCCGATTCGAATTTCGTTTCCGACGTAGTTACCAAACTGAAATACGAAGTTTTCCAACCAG GTGATATTATCATAAAGGAGGGTACGATCGGTACTAAGATGTACTTCATACAGGAGGGCGTGGTGGACATTGTCATGGCCAACGGCGAG GTTGCCACCTCACTATCGGATGGCTCTTACTTCGGTGAGATCTGTCTGCTGACCAATGCGCGTCGTGTGGCCAGCGTGCGATCCGAAACCTATTGCAATTTATTCTCGTTGAGCGTGGATCATTTCAATTGCGTTCTGGATCAGTATCCGCTGATGCGCAAAACAATGGAGACTGTGGCCGCCGAGCGGTTGAACAAGATTGGCAAGAATCCAAACATAATGCATCAGAAAGACGAGCAGCTGAGCAATCCGGAGTCGAACACGATTACGGCTGTTGTGAATGCCCTGGCTGCCGAGGCGGATGACTGCAAAGATGA TGACATGGATCTCAAGGAGAATTTACTGCATGGGTCAGAGTCGAGCATTGCTGAGCCGGTGCAGACGATACGTGAGGGTCTCCCGAGGCCGCGGAGCGGGGAGTTCCGCGCCCTGTTCGAGGGCAACACCCCATGA